GATTATTCAATGTCAAGCGTTGTTGAAGCCCTGGTTCCAGGCGGAAAAGCAAATCCAGGACCACCACTTGGTCCAGCTTTAGGTCCGCTAGGTGTTAACATCAAAGATGTTGTTGATGCTATCAATGAGAAGACAAAAGATTACAATGGAATGCAGGTTCCTGTAAAAGTAATCGTAGATGACGATAAGAATGTAGAGATCGAGGTTGGTACTCCACCAACAGCTGCATTGATCAAGCAGGAAATTGGTATTGAAAAAGGCTCAGGTGAGCCACATGTCAACATTGTTGGTGACATCACAATTCCACAAGTTGCAAAGATCGCCCGCATGAAAAAGGACGACCTGTTGTCCTACGATCTTAAGGCCGCAGTCAAGGAAGTAATTGGTACCTGTGTACCAATGGGTGTTACCGCTGAAGGTATGAAACCTCAGGAATGCCAGAAAGCCATTGATGAAGGCAAATTTGATGATGCATTGGCAGCTGAATCCTGGTGATTCACTGCCCCTTAACCGATAGCTTTAAAATAAATAGCTCTCTATTTGAGAGCCCTTACAGTATGATCCGTAGGAGACCTTTGAGGTCTATCGAACTACGGGAGGTACAGAATGGTAGAAGAAACTATACTGGACGCCGTAAATAAGTTATTTGAGGAGTCCCCGCAGCGCAAGTTCCCTGAAAGTGTTGACCTTGCAATTAACTTAAAAAATATCGATCTGAGCCAGCCTAAAAACCGTGTGGATGAAGAAATTATGCTTCCCAACGGTCGTGGCAGGGATATCAAGATCGGTGTTTTCGCAAAAGGTGAGGTTGGGCTTCAGGCCAAAGAGGCTGGCTGTGAATACGTTTTCTCCGAAGAAGATCTTGAAGAGCTTGGAGAAGACAAAGCCAAGGCAAGAGCAATTGCCAATGAATGCGACTTCTTTATTGCAGAAGTGCAGTACATGCCTTTGATTGGTAAGAGCCTGGGTGTTGTGTTGGGTCCAAGAGGAAAAATGCCAATTCCTCTCCCCCCTGGTAAGGACGTAGTAGAACTTATCAATTCCTCAAGAAACTCAATTCGTATCCGTTCCAAGGATAAGATGACCTTCCACGTGGCAGTTGGAAGGAGGGACATGGATGCGGAAAAAGTCGCAGAGAACATTGAAACAGTTGTAAGTAGGGTTGAACATTCTCTTGAAAAGGGTATACATAACCTCAAGTCAGTTTATGTTACAACCACTATGGGCAAATCCGTGAGGGTGGCATGATGGAAGCAGTTCATCACAGTGAACACATCCCACAATGGAAGAAGAAGGAAATTGAGGATATTAAGGAACTTATTAATTCCTATCCACTGTTCGGCATTGTTGGTGTCGGCGGGATTCCTGCAAAACAGCTTCAGTCCATGAGGAGAGTTCTAAAAGACCTCGCGGTAGTCAAAGTTTCAAGGAACACTCTCATAAAGAGAGCACTTGAAGAATCTGCTCAGGAATGTGCAGATATGGTTGATTTCCTTGAGGAACAATCAGCTCTCGTTTTCACAAATGAGAATCCTTTCAAGCTTTACAAATTACTTGAAGGCAGCAAGACTCCTTCTCCAATAAAGGCAGGTGCAGTGGCACCAAATGACATTGAAGTTGAGAAGGGACCAACAAGCTTCCCGCCAGGACCAATTCTCGGTGATCTGCAAAGTGCAGGCATCCCCGCAGCTATTGATGGTGGAAGTGTGGTCATCAGTCAGGACAAAGTCGTGGCAGCAAAAGGAGATGTAGTTTCCCAGAAACTCGCATCCATGCTTACAAGACTGGAGATTTATCCTGTAGAAGTAGGTCTTGACCTCAGGGCAGTGTTTGAGGAAGGCTCAATTTTTGGTCCGGATGTACTTGCCATTGATGAAGATAAATACTTCTCTGATATTGCAATGGCAGCTCAGCAGGCATTCAACCTCGCTGTTAACATGGCATATCCGACAGATGCTACAATCAGCACTCTCATTTCAAAAGCCGCTTCAGAGGCAAAGAACCTCGGTATCAACGCCGCAGTCATGGAACCAGAACTTATGGATTCCCTCCTTTCCAAGGCACAGTCACAAATGCTTTCCCTTGCATCTGCTGTAGCAGGCAAGGATGCAAACGCTGTGGACGAGGAATTAAGTTCCGCACTTGGTGCAGCAGCACAGAGTGCAGCAGCAGCACCTGCAGCAGTTGAAGAAGCTCCTGCAGAAGAGGCTGAGGAAGAAAAGGAAGAAGAATCCGAAGAGGAAGGAATGGCCGGTCTCGGTGCACTCTTTGGTTAAAATTTGATATTAATTAATTAGGTGATTTAAATGGAATACATATATGCAGCACTTTTACTCCACAACGCAGAAAAGGAGATTACAGAAGAAACAGTAACTGCTGTTCTCACAGCAGCAGGTATCGATGTAGATGACGCACGTGCAAAAGCACTCGTTGCAGCTCTTGATGGCGTAGACATCGAAGAAGCAATGGCAACCGCAGCAGTCGCAGCAGCTCCAGCAGCCGCAGCAGCACCTGCAGCAGAAGAAGCTCCAGCAGCAGAAGAAGCTGCTGAAGAAGAAGCTGCTGAAGAAGAAGAGAGCGGCATGGCCGGTCTCGGTGCACTCTTTGGCTAAATTTGATACCTGTGTCCGCAAATGCGGACACCACTCTTTCTTTTTTTGTTTCTTAAGGGCTTAACTTATCTGTTTTCAAAACCAAATGGCAACCAATGTCTAATTTCAATACTGCGGTTCGTGCTTTATGGCAGATGCGAATACGCAAGCGTCCGTTTGTCCTGTCACATGGAATCAATTCAACCTGCAACATGCAATGCAGTTTTTGTGATTACTGGCGCGAAGAAAAGCAGGAAATGACGGTTGAAGAAATCTTTTCCATGCTGGATGATGCAAAAGACTTTGGAATTGGAGTTTACAATGCATGGACTGTCGAACCTTTAATGAGATCCGAGTTGCCTGAAATTCTTGAATATGCTCACTCCCTGGAACTGAAAACTTCTCTTGTGACTAACGGCCTTTTGCTGAAAAAGCGAATTTCGGAACTTACTGATCTTGATTATCTCTCAGTTTCTGTCGACGGGATTGAAACTTACCGTGACTCCAGGGGTGTGGATTTTTCCCGGATTCTCCCCGGAATTGAAGAAGCTGTATCCACTTTTGAAAAACATGTTCTCTTAAACTGTGTCATAAGCAACAGGAATATTCATGAACTTCGTGATCTTGTGCTCCTAGCAGATGATCTTGGGGCCATGATTTCCTTTGAACCTATGTATGAATTTTCCAGCATTGAGGATAATGTGTGGGATAAAATCGGAGTTCGGGACAAAAACCAGCATAGGATGGCAGTTGACGATCTAATTCATATGAAAGAGGCCGGCTATCCTATCATAAATTCAAAGACATATCTTCAGATGGTCAGAGATATGAGGCCTAAATGGAAATGCCATGCTCCGAACATTCTCATCGGGGTATCACAGGAGGGTATGGTCTATACTTGCAGGGTCCACCGAGAACCTCTGGCCGATATTCGTGACGGGCTCGAAAATGTCTGGAAGCAATGGGGTAAACAGATGCAAGAGAAAGCATCTTCATGCGAAGGATGCCTCTTTTTCGGATATGCAGAAAACAGTATGATGTACCGTTTTAACCCGGAAGTCATTCGTCATTACGAGTGGATGTAACCTTTCGAAGACAGATTTCCGGATGACCTGAGATCGAAAGCCTTTCTGCAGCATTTCCCATGCTGACTGCGATTTCAAGAAACCCATGACTTCCAACTAAAGCAACTGTTTCTTCGGGGGTCGCATTCGCATAGGTTTCTACAAACCTGATTTCATTTCCTTCAAGTTCAAGGATATCTCCGGATTCTACAATATTATGCAATAATCGGGCAGGAATGCTTGTTACGATATTTCCGAAGTCATCCACATAATTGACTTTGCCCCTCATAGATTCGACTTTAACCCTGGCTTCTTCAATGTGGAGGCAAACATAACAGTCACTTGGTTTGGCCAGTTCTTCCGGTTTTTTGCCGGAGGCCAGGTATGCACCAACCGGTGCAAACACATCCCTGCCATGGAACGTGGGTGATATTTCCGGAAAGAGCTTATCAACCTGAATTATCCATACTTTCATTTTTCCACATCTGTGGGCTGCAGGAATCATTAAACCATTGTCCGGTCCAACAAAATAATGCCCTCCTGCTTCCAGTATGAGCGCCTTTCGGAGAGTCCCGACTCCGGGATCCACCACTGCCACATGGACTGTCCTTTTCGGAAAAAGGTGGGCTGTATTGTACAGTGCAAATGCCCCTGACAGAATATCTCCCTGCGGGATAGTGTGTGAAATATCGACGATTGTAGCCTCTTCACAAATATCCAGTATTACGGCTTTCATGGATGCCGGATACAAAGTCCCAAAATCTGTTGTCAGGGTAATGGTAGCCATTAGTAAACAATTGATTTTTAAGATTATTACCGTTTTTGCTATCTTCCATTTAGTGAAATTAGGGCCTCTTCTTGAAAGCATTAGAAATTATTTATTGATTTCACAATAATATTAGAAGAATACAGTTTTATACTAACATGCAGGTTTTAGGGGCGGGGAGTACTAGTGAATTCTACATATGTATTTATAATTGCATTAATTTGCGTTGAACTGACGTTTCTTGCATGTCTGGATTGTGTTTCAAACGGGAACTATGGCATAGGATTCCTTTTTCTGATTGGAGCCATGGTGTTTGCATTCATGTTCCCGGCAATTGCTGATTAAACTCCTTTGAATCCTCACACAATTGAATGCCCTAAGCCTTCATTTTTGGAGTAAGTATATATAGTGCATTTCCTTTAGTAGCAGCATTCACTCAATTGAGGGATTTACTAATGGATGCATATCAATTATTTCTCATATTGCTTGCACTCTATCTGGGTGTACTGGTCGCCATTGGTTGGTACTTTACAAAACGGCAGAAGACCGTTACTGACTTCTGGCTCGCAGGAAGAAGGATTGGCACAATAGGTGTCGGATTTTCTTCCGCTGCATCGTGGTTGACCGCAGGAGGTATTCTTGCGGTAATTGGTTTCTTCATGCTTTTGGGCATGGGTTCCATCTGGGGATTTGTTGCCCCGAACATTTTAGCCCTTTTGATTATCGCCATCTTTGTCAAGAGATTCAAGAATCTCCCGGCTATCACTCAACCGGAATTGCTTGAACAGCGTTACAGTTCAGCAATTAGGGCACCTGTGGGAATTATTATCGCTATTGTCATGATCCTTTTTGCAGTAGCCGATATCAAAGGTTTTGCACTGGTTCTCCAGATATTCTACGGCCTGGATCCAATCTATGCAGCATTAATTGTCGCCCTGGCAGTCTCTGTTTATGTGACTCTTGGCGGACTACATGCTGTTGTCTGGACTGACGTAATGCAGTTCGTATTCCTTGTACTCTTAACAATTGCAATAGCTATTGTTTCAGTAGGTGCTGCAACAGGTGGTGTCGGAGCTCCGGCAGATGCAGCAGAACTCTTCTCTTCAGTACCCTCGAATTGGTGGAATCCGATAAGTATCGGTATCCCGATGGTGCTAATTTTCATCTTCGCAATCATTCCGGGATGGATTACTGAACAGGATCCATGGCAGAAAGTCTGGGCGGCCAAAGATGTGAAATCTGCTCGCAATGGTTTGTTAATTGGTTCCCTTCTGGTAACCATTGTCTTCGCAGCATGTGCGGTAATAGCCATTGCTTTGAGTTCGATTTATCCTGAAATTCCGGCGTCCTTTGGGGAAATCGGAATGGGCGCCATGGCACAGGCAGAGCCGGCGATGCTTGTATTCATAATTTCGTATTTCTCCCCGGCAATAGTTGCATTATGTTCTATTGGTCTTGTAGCAGCTGCGATGTCTTCAGCTGATACCTTTGCAACTTCCGGTGCGTCATCCCTTTCAAGGGATATTTACCAGCGTTTCATCAAACCGGATGCCACAATGAAGGAAATGCTTGTCATAAACCGTGTCTGTGTCCTGATTATTATCGCCGCAGCTACAATAGGATCATTCCTTATTGACGGTATTATTGAAGCAATCCACATTGCGACTTTCATCGCCAGCGCATCATATTTCTTCCCTCTCATGGGAGGTCTCTACTGGAAGCGTGCAACAAAGCAGGGTGCTATGGCAGGATTGATTGTGGGTGCAGTGGTTCAGATTTCCCTTGTGGCCTATGATCTTTACATGACACCACCATTCGCCACAGCACACCTTGAAACCATCCATCCTATCCTGATGAGTCACGGTGTTATCGTGGGAATGGCTCTCAGCGGTATTGCTTTCTTTGGCGTATCCCTCGCAACAAAACGCTCAAGCAGTGTTAACCTTGCTCCGTTCTTCAAGGATGAGGCAGAAAACCTTGCTGCAGAAGAAGCAAAAGCTGTGGATGCAGATAGCCCTGATTTCCAGACATTCGTTACAACAATCGATGAACAGGCTGTCGGGGAACGTGCTCATTTGCATGTAAGAATGGAAAGTTCTGCATCACTTAACTGGAAGAGATTTGTTGAAGCACTTCACACCACTTATCCTGCATGGGTTACATCCACTGGTATTGATTCCATTTACAGGCTTGTCCAGGCTGACATGCTTGCCTGTGTTTCAATTACCCGGGGTAACAACGACAAGGAAATCTGGTTTGCATCAGAACCAAATGTAAACGACATCGAACTCCAGAAGAAGGAACTATTTGTTGCCTACAATGAAGTATCCCAGGCTCTTGAGAGCATCGGGATATTCATCAGCATTCCTGAAAACAAGTAATGTTACAATGCCTCCTTAATTAAGGGGGCGTTATCTTTTTTACATAGGTTAACTGTGATGAATACAATGGATAGCAAAGCTTTTTGCATTATTCTTGTGGTACTTTTTTCCGTTCTTTTTGCAAGTGGATGCATTGATGAACTTGTGGCCGTTCAGGAGGATGGACCTGTAAATGTTTCCGTTTACGAAATCGTATACAACGGGAAAGAAGCGAATGCAACCACATTTAATGAAACAACCTTTTTCCTGACAAAGGATGGCTTTGCAACAGGTGTTTATGCTCTGGATAACGCTTCTTCTATTGAAATTATCCCGATGGAGGATCTCACCAATCCCGGGGAAGATCCCATTTCCGAGATAGTAATAATTGCTGAAGACTCCGGCAATGTGACTGATGTTGAGGAGACTTTGAGACAGTTGTCTCTACGAGAAGAAGCTACAGATCTCAATTTCACAATTGAAGAGGTTGTGGAAAGAGGACAAAAGTCGCAGGTAATCGATTTTAATAAATCAATTACGGGATTTGTTGCATTTAAGGTGAACGTGCCGCTAGGGCAGGATTTCATTTACATGCCAACACATGATTCAGTGGTGAGAATAGTTCTTCCTGCAGGTTATACCACAGGCAATCCTTTCATAGGCAAAGTCCAACCCGAGGTCAATTTCACGTATCATGATGAAAACGACAGGCAGGTTCTTGGATGGATAGATCTTCACAGGGAACCGTCCTCATTGCTGCCTGCGGATCTCTTTAACCGAAGCGGCGTAGATTCCGATGAAAGTCCGGTGGAATACCATCCGGTAATTCTCAAATTCTATACCACTTCCGCACCTCTGGGGTTGTTAGTGGGAACTACTATTCTCAGCATAGCAACTTTGATTGTAGCCTTAAATTATGCTTCAACCAGGCGCAAGCTCGAAGAGAAACGTATGGAAATAGAGAACATGGATGCCCGGAAAAAGGATTGAAGTTATTCAAACTTCAAACTGCATTCCGTCATATCCCAAAGGAAAATCCTTGCTTGCTTCCTCATGAGGCTTGAAATAGTGGCTCAGGTGCGTTAAAACAATATTTTTCGCCTGGATGCGTTCCCCGAGTTCCATGGCCTGTATGGCATCCATGTGTTTTTTGATATGAAATTTGGTTAGATCCGGTACAATTGCGTCGGCGATGAGAAGATCCGGTCTGTCCATTACTTCAAGGCTCTTTTCCGGGAACAAGCTTTCGCAATCACCGGTGAAAACGACTTTCCTCTCCCCTTCCTGTATTACCACACCGATAGGGTTTTTGGAAGGTCTGTGCCTTACCCCGAAAAGTGTGAACTTGAGGCCAATGAGTTCAAATGGTTCATACAAAGCGATGTCGTGTCTGCTGGGTCCCAGGAATGAAAGGTAATCGATGATATAGTCAAGGGTTTCCGTAACTCCGTAGACATCAACTTTACGTTGTACCCGATGGAATTCTGCAAATCCTGTAAAATGATCATAGTGACCATGTGTCCAGATTACCCCGTCAACATGCTCCACTCCGATTTTCAGTAGCTGTGCACGGAGATCCGGGCCTGTGTCGACTAATACCTTGCCAGTTTCACTTTCTACAAGCAGGGAACTCCTGAGTCTCTGACTCTTTGTTCCCTTCCGGGCGTCATTGCATGTGGGGCAATGGCATCCAATAATCGGGGTTCCGGGAGCATCACCGGTTCCCAGTAAAGTAATTTTCATAAACTTTCCCCGGTTTTCAGGTAAAATTGCGGCTTATGTATTCATCAGATTTGATGATTGCCCGTGCATTGAAGATTTCAATCGCGTCAAGGAGGTCTTCCTGTGTTAGTTCGGTTCTCTCCTCAAGAAGTGCAGACAGGACACTTTCCCGAATAATCATCCTGAGGTCGGAGCCTGTATACCCTTCGGTGAGTTCTGCAATTTCTTCAGTATCCATTTTACCCTTAATCTTACGGGTGACAATGTCAAGGATTTCCTTCCTCATTTCAAGGTCTGGCAACGGGAATTCCATGATTTCATCGAAACGCCTCCACGCAGCCGAATCAAGCATGTGCGGGTGATTGGTGGCGGCTATCAGCAGAACGCCGTCGTTTGTGAGACTAATACTGTCAATGGCCTTCAGGAGAGTGTTAACCGCTCTTTTGAGTGCGGCATGTTCGTCGGAGGTACGGGTTTTTGCGATGAAGTCAAATTCATCAATGAACAGGATACAGGGATTGAGTCTTCTCGCCAGTTCGAAAACCCTGTCTATGTTCTTGGCCGTTTCCCCGAGATACTGGTCGGTTATCATTGAAAGCTTGACTTCAACAAAGGGGACTGCCAGTTTTTCGGAAAGTGCTCTTGCAACCGATGTTTTCCCGGTACCTGGAGCTCCGACCAGAAGTACCTTCCCGACGTCATATAGGCCTATTTCCCTCAGGTAATCCCTGTATGTTATGGCCTTGACAATCTTTTCCACTTTTTCTTCCTGCTTGGAAGTCAGGACAAGCTCACTAAGCGGCTGTATGATGTCCTCGGGAGCGATGAGGTGGGCGAGTTTGAGCATATCTTCCCCGCCTTCTTCCTGACTGATCCTTTCCTGCAGGGATTCCAGCCATTCCCTGTCCACTTCCTTGGGTCGGGTGAATTCAAGGGCTGCATTATAATCTGCGTGCTCATGTTCACGTTTTTCAAAATAATATGCGAGAATGGGGTTGTTGTTGATTCGTTCTATTGAATCTTCCTGTTTTTCAAACCAGTCTGCAGCTACGTCAAAAGACGTGAGTTTTAATTTGTATCCTACGTCATCGATTTCAAGGAACGGAATACCCTGTACCGCAGCTTTTTGGTTTTCTATCCCGTAGAGTTTTTCCAGATCCGAGAGCGATACTTTCACGGGTTTTGGAACGCCTTTGTATTGCTTGTTCCAGTAGTTTTTCCTGATATCGCGAGGCAGACTGTTTTCATCCAATTCCTTGTGATCGTTATAGACGCTGGTCGTGAGCAGTAGTTCAACGATGTCGAGACGACTTTCTGACATATTCAAATTATCTCCGGTTTTGTGACAAGTATTTCGATCCATACTGGTACGCTTTTTTTTTAGATATATTTTGTGCACCAAATCAGGCCCGGCGGAAAAATCCGTTTTTAGGTTCGTAGATATGACCGGATTCAAGCAATTTGCGTAATGTTGTCTCGAATTTTTCCTCACCAAGCCCCAGTTTACCGGCGCTGCTTTTCAGCTCTTCGTGGGATATGTTTCCCTTTTCGGGGATATTTGAGAGAACAATTTCCAGAGGTTTTCTCGGTCGGGTGACGTCATCTGCTTTCTCTTTGATTTTTGATTCGTCAACTTCAACCGTCGAGATAATGCTGGCAGTGCCCTTACCGACAAGCGATGCCTGCAACTTTGTTCTTGCGAGAATTGCTTCCTCAAGATCGGTTGAATTGTGGAATTGTCTCAGTTTTCTAAACTTAAGATTTGCACCACAGTTCTGGCAGCGTATGGTTTTTTGTCCTGTATCTTCTACTATCTGGGACTGTATCCGGCATTTCGGGCAGACTACGACCACGTAATGCTTTTCCCAGTCGCTCATTTCCCGTATCTCCTCTGCCGGTTCTGGAAGTCACGCATTATTCTGAGGAGGTCAATTTTCCTCAGGCTTTCCCAGTTGACATCGGTAAAAAATAACTCTGCGTATACGGATTGCCAGATAAGGAAATCGGAAAGATGTTTTCCCCCTGCACGTATGATTAGATCAGGCTCTGTCCGGATCGTGAGATTATCCTCTATGGATTTTTCGGTGATTTCGTCCGGCTGTAGCTCGCCGACCTCGACTTTTTTAAGGATGGCCCTGACAGCATGTGTCAGTTCCCTTTTCCCGCCGAATCCCACAAGGATGTTGATTAAAGGCTTCTCATTCCCGTTCTTTGCCACAAGAGTGCCTTTGTCGTTGTAAATCGCATATTCCGTTTTCAGGGACATGCCGGCAAACATCTGTCGCAGGGTTTCTGCGAGCTTGCCTGCCATTTCTTCCTGCAGTTGGGGTTCGATGTCCAGAACATCGATGTAAGTGCTTATCTCGGTAACTCCGAGTTTTGAACTCCAGTTGACGAAATCCCTTAGTTTGGATACTCCGTTTCTGCTCAGGATGTCGGTTTCCGCCAGTACAAGGGCAACATGTTCGGGAATTGCCCTTCCCGGTTTCATGACCGTGTTTTGCAGACGTTTTTCATAGATTTTCCTGAGCATGGCGGATTACTCCGGGACGCTTAACGGGCAGTTGATACGATTTTAATTACGTCCCCGTCCTGCAATTCGTGTTTTTCCCCGAGTCTCATTTTCGTACGGCCATCGACGGCGTAGAGGAATGCCTTCCCGATGTCGGTGTGGACGCGGTAGGCAAGATCATGGGCGGTTGATCCGCGTTTCATGAGATAGGCGTCAGGAAGCATGTTCTCGTTCTTGTCCGTCCAGTGGCTCTCATCCTCCACAGGGTAGACGACAATCAGGTCGAGTAATTCAAAAACGGCTTTGTTGATGCATTCCTGAACTCCGCAACCGGCCGGTTTGTGGGATTGCATGAATGCCTTGAGGCTTTCAAGTCCTTTCTTCTGCTTGTCATCGAGGTCTTCGGAGATGATGTTGAAATCCTCGTTTCCGGGGATGTAATCGATAATTTCATGTTTTGCGGCATTACGCAGGGCAAGTTCGGCTGCAGCACTTGTGGGAACCACTATTAAGTCGAGCTCGCGGAGCTTTTTCACGTTTTCAGGAGGTGCGACATCCATCTTGTTGGCTGCGATCATGAGGGGTTTGCTTAGTATCCGTATTATTTCGCAGAGTTCGCAGAGCTGGTTTTCTTCCCATTTCTCATAGTTGTCATCCTTGTACTGGCAGAGGGCTTCGTGCACATCAGCCTCGCAGACGCCGGCTCCCATGAGCTGCTCGGCGATTGCCTGCTCGGGTTTGAGTCCTTCGGCTTTGATTTTACGGGCGAGCCTGAGCCAGTTGCGGTTCAGGATGCCTGCCATCCACATGGTGATTTCCCGGTTGAGGAAGTCAATGTCACCAAGGGGGTCGTGGCTGCCGATGTCTCCGGGGTTGCCTTCGATATCCGTGCCCCCGGAGGCGTCGATTACGTGGATGATTGCCTGTGCCTGGCGCAGTTCATCAAGGAAAGCATTGCCCAATCCCCGGCCCTTGTGGGCGTCAGGGACAAGTCCTGCAACATCGATAATTTCGATAGGTACGTAGCGCACGCCATCATTGCATTTCCCGCAGGGTTTGCCTTTTTCGGTGCATGGGCAGTCCGTGCGCACATAGGTTACACCACGGTTGGCGTTGATGGTTGTGAATGGATAATTTGCGATTTCCACATCGGCCAGTGTGGCGGCTTTAAAAAACGTTGATTTTCCGGCGTTAGGCTTGCCGGCAAGGCCTATGGTCATTGTCATGCTAATCCCTCATACTCTACAGGCATTTAATTTTTATCTTGTGGCTCTGCAGAAACTCCCCGATTATTCAAACACGACAAGTTTAACCACAGAGAACACAGAGCTCTCAGAGGATTTTGCAGTCTCCCTCCGTGCTCTCTGTGACCTGCACGCCTCACAGGCGTAGAAGGCACTCAACTCCACAGGAGGTGAGTGTGCTCTGTGTTTTTTAGCTATGTTTCTTCTGCAATTACCAATCCCTATAATTTGATTATAAGTAGTTATGAATTACTAATAAAAACTTATAAGAACTAATAATATAATAGTTTCATATTCATCTGATTTCGATGAAACAGATGTATCCCGAAAGGTGATTTCCATGTCTGATGCAACTACAATACCAACAACAAAAGATATCAGGGACCGGCTGAAAACCTACGGCCAAAAAGGAGATACTTACAGCGATATCCTGAACCGTCTCATGGATTGTGCTGACAGGGATGAATTCATGGATCGGATGTACCGCCGGCTGGAAGACAAGGATCAGTTTGTTTCGCTCGATAACATTTGAGCGTGATCCGGCATGCACTATAATATAAGCATTCACAGGGACGTGCAGAAGTATCTGAACGCACTTGATTCCGGCACAAAGAGCCGGCTTGTGGAAGGCTTAAGGCAACTAAAAAACGATCCGCTTTCCCGTGATGTCAAAAAATTGAAGGGGACAAAGGGCAGGCAAGACTTGTATCGTCTCCGAATAGGCGATTATCGTGCTATCTTCTCCATTGAGGATGACAACGTTTACATCCTTGAAATCATGCTACGTAAGGGTATGGCTGGATTGAGCGCCTCTTTGTCCTCTAATGAATGAAGCCTTCACCAGCAAGCTTTATATCTGAAAAACATGTACAACATCAAAGCGTGTCCCGGTAGGGTAGCGGATATCCTTGAAGCCTGCGGAGCTTTAGACCCGAGTTCAAGTCTCGGTCGGGACGCTTTATTCTCTTCTTTTGTTTAATCGTTTTCAGTTAGTTTTGCTGCAATTGTTAGTACATACTATTTTATTTTCGTCTATCCAATTCTTTATTTACAGAATTATGCTGTCAAAATAGATTTGATGCTCAAAGTTAGGTTGCAAGTCTGGGAAAATTTATAAAGCGTTCAAAGAAAATACTATTAGTTCTCTAGGGGTTAATTATGAATTCAAAAGCTTTGACATTGGAAGAGCGCGTTAAACATATAGAATGGACATTGGTATCTTTTATCCTCTTCATCGTGTCCTATAATGCATTGGTCAATCCTGAAATAATACCCTCGTATTATGGGAACTATGGAATAACTATCTATCTTGCAATTTTTTTGGTTTCATTGACTATACTAATATGGCATATTGTTTTTGTAACTTCTTCAGTGGTCTTCGACACAAGTGAGAGAACAGCTAATTTTGTTGAAAACAATCGAAAACCTGTTTTCATTGCGTTAATTTTTCTCATTGCTGTCCTTGGCATCTATGCTTTTAAATTGACTATGGATCAGTTTGATTTGTCTTCAAAAGAGATTGCTCAAGCCGTCCTAGCGGGTTTGCCTCTATTAGCAGTAGCAAATGCTAAAAAAGTAGCTGTTTGGATGAGGAAGCATCTTTCAGAAACTAAG
This genomic stretch from Methanohalophilus levihalophilus harbors:
- a CDS encoding redox-regulated ATPase YchF, with protein sequence MTMTIGLAGKPNAGKSTFFKAATLADVEIANYPFTTINANRGVTYVRTDCPCTEKGKPCGKCNDGVRYVPIEIIDVAGLVPDAHKGRGLGNAFLDELRQAQAIIHVIDASGGTDIEGNPGDIGSHDPLGDIDFLNREITMWMAGILNRNWLRLARKIKAEGLKPEQAIAEQLMGAGVCEADVHEALCQYKDDNYEKWEENQLCELCEIIRILSKPLMIAANKMDVAPPENVKKLRELDLIVVPTSAAAELALRNAAKHEIIDYIPGNEDFNIISEDLDDKQKKGLESLKAFMQSHKPAGCGVQECINKAVFELLDLIVVYPVEDESHWTDKNENMLPDAYLMKRGSTAHDLAYRVHTDIGKAFLYAVDGRTKMRLGEKHELQDGDVIKIVSTAR
- a CDS encoding type II toxin-antitoxin system RelE family toxin codes for the protein MHYNISIHRDVQKYLNALDSGTKSRLVEGLRQLKNDPLSRDVKKLKGTKGRQDLYRLRIGDYRAIFSIEDDNVYILEIMLRKGMAGLSASLSSNE